CTAGCGAAAAGGAACCTGGTGGGCGCAGGACTCTGCGCGCGAGCTCACCGCGGCGGGCACGCAGTCCCCCGCCACCATTCTCTGAGCACCGAGGCTGGTCAGTGTCGTTTTTGCCTTGCGCCTACCGATCGCATAGTATCGACAGCAGCTCTGGAGGAGGAGCCGGCTTATGCTGATCAAGCGGATACTTGTTCCTGTCGATTTTTCCACTGACTCCCTCAACGCGCTGACCTACGCGGGTGACTTCGCCAAGACCTTCGGCGCCGAACTTCTGCTGCTCTACGTCGTGGAGCCGATCTACTACGCCACGCCGACGGACATGTACGCCGTGAACGCGAATGTGGCCATGCTGCTGGACGAGCAACGCCGTCTGGGAGAGCAGCAATTCGCGCGCATCGCTGCCACACTGAAGAAACAGGGGCGGCGCTTCCGGACAGTGATCAAGACCGGTTCGGCGTCGCAGGTCATCGTCGACAGCGTCAACCGTGAGCGCGCCGACCTGGTCATCATGGCCACCCACGGACGGACCGGCCTGGCACACATGTTCATGGGCAGCGTCGCGGAGAAGGTCGTACGCACGGCCTCCTGCCCGGTACTCACGGTACGCGGCGTGGGAACGAAGCAGCGGAAGCCGGTGAAAAAAGCACCGGCGAAGGCTCGCTGAGGCGCATATCGGCGGGTGAATCGCGTATCGCCGGAGTCCTGCGAGACGCGATCGGCCCTACGCTAGATCAGTTGTTCGACCGGCGTGTGCTCCAGGCCGAAGGCTTCCGCTACGCCGGCGTGCGTCACCTGGCCGTCCAACACGTTGGCCCCGCGTTGCAGAGCCGGGTTCTCGCGCAGGGCGCGCCGCAGTCCCTTCTCCGCCAACTCCACTGCATAGGATAGCGTGGCGTTGGTCAGCGCAAAGGTCGACGTGCGCGGCACGATCGCCGGCATGTTGGTGACACAATAGTGGACGACGCGCTCCGCAATATAGATGGGCGCGTCGAGCGTGGTCGGGCGGGAGGTTTCGATGCACCCACCCTGATCGATCGAGATGTCCACGATGGCAGTGCCGGGTTTCATGGTACGCACCATCTTACGCGTC
This Candidatus Binatia bacterium DNA region includes the following protein-coding sequences:
- a CDS encoding universal stress protein — encoded protein: MLIKRILVPVDFSTDSLNALTYAGDFAKTFGAELLLLYVVEPIYYATPTDMYAVNANVAMLLDEQRRLGEQQFARIAATLKKQGRRFRTVIKTGSASQVIVDSVNRERADLVIMATHGRTGLAHMFMGSVAEKVVRTASCPVLTVRGVGTKQRKPVKKAPAKAR
- a CDS encoding alanine dehydrogenase, which encodes TRKMVRTMKPGTAIVDISIDQGGCIETSRPTTLDAPIYIAERVVHYCVTNMPAIVPRTSTFALTNATLSYAVELAEKGLRRALRENPALQRGANVLDGQVTHAGVAEAFGLEHTPVEQLI